One Lucilia cuprina isolate Lc7/37 chromosome 4, ASM2204524v1, whole genome shotgun sequence DNA segment encodes these proteins:
- the LOC124419211 gene encoding LOW QUALITY PROTEIN: xanthine dehydrogenase-like (The sequence of the model RefSeq protein was modified relative to this genomic sequence to represent the inferred CDS: inserted 1 base in 1 codon), with amino-acid sequence MISIFLLAYAPSNKLDSKYISGGNILNRPVSSGRQIFEKNEHDYPVKKPTEKHEGLLQCSGEAIFTNDLPPQSQQLWAAFFSAKKVGATVIDIDSTEAMKLPGVVAVFTAKDVPGKNLISVPDNFFFVEEEELFLTGEVKFYNQPVGIVVAESNTLAYKAAELIKIKYEGSTKEVFSTLREVLNGGPSNRIQHSIKSDATEDAMKTDNYDLEMKGELEMGLQYHFFMEPHSTVAIPSEGGIQLYVATQWMDLVQIVVSNLLNLKNNEVQVITRRLGGGYGGKATRCNPVACSAALAAYKLNRPVRFVQSIESMMDTLGKRWPCNVDYNFYVKESGKFVKLISKFYEDAGYSPNESPMGHTLLVSKNCYDFTSDNFILDGYMVLTDSPNNTACRXPGSVEGIAMIENIIEHAAFELGLDPLEIRLTNLIPGHKMASMIPRFIDSTQYKIRRQEIIEFNKQNRWIKRGIGLATMEYHIGYFGQFPATVAIYHGDGTVVITHGGIEMGQGMNTKIAQVASHTLDIPLELIRIEGSNSINGANSMVTGGSIGSETVCFAVRKCCNALNELLKPIKEELKDPNWKSIINEAHNRNLNLIASDGCKTGEMDPYTVCSLGLTEVELDVLTGNYLVKRVDILQDAGESLNPNVDVGQVEGAFVMGLGYWTTELCVTDKTTGELKTNRTWNYKPPGAKDIPIDFRIELLAQSPNPAGFMRSKATGEPSICLPVNVAFALQQAMQSARDDAELPKKWITLRAPMTPDYILLNCGTDVTMMTLANKY; translated from the exons ATGATATCTat ATTTTTATTGGCTTATGCTCCTTCCAATAAACTTGATTCAAAATACATATCTGGCGGTAATATTCTCAACAGACCTGTTTCTAGCGGCaggcaaatatttgaaaaaaatgaacaTGATTATCCTGTAAAAAAACCTACGGAGAAACATGAAGGTCTCTTGCAGTGCTCTGGCGAAGCAATATTTACCAACGATTTACCTCCTCAGTCACAGCAACTTTGGGCTGCCTTTTTTTCGGCTAAGAAGGTTGGTGCTACAGTGATTGACATTGATTCAACTGAGGCAATGAAATTACCTGGTGTAGTGGCTGTATTTACAGCTAAAGATGTACCTGGAAAAAATCTTATTTCCGTAccagacaactttttctttgTCGAAGAGGAGGAACTTTTCTTAACTGGAGAAGTCAAATTTTATAACCAACCGGTTGGTATTGTAGTGGCCGAATCAAATACTTTGGCATATAAAGCAGCTGAATTGATCAAAATTAAGTATGAGGGCAGCACCAAAGAAGTATTTTCCACCCTTAGGGAAGTTTTAAATGGTGGGCCATCAAACAGGATACAACATTCTATTAAATCTGATGCTACAGAAGATGCAATGAAAACGGACAATTATGATTTAGAGATGAAAGGTGAACTGGAAATGGGGTTACAATATCATTTCTTCATGGAACCTCATAGCACTGTAGCCATACCTTCTGAAGGTGGCATTCAATTGTATGTTGCTACGCAGTGGATGGACTTGGTTCAAATTGTGGTTTCAAATCTACTGAACCTGAAAAATAATGAAGTTCAAGTTATAACCCGTCGCCTTGGTGGTGGTTATGGTGGTAAGGCCACGCGTTGTAATCCTGTCGCTTGTAGCGCTGCTTTGGCAGCCTACAAACTGAACAGACCAGTCCGTTTTGTTCAATCTATTGAGTCAATGATGGATACTTTAGGCAAAAGGTGGCCATGCAATGTGGACtacaatttttatgtgaaaGAGTCGGGTAAATTCGTCAAactaatttctaaattttatgaaGACGCTGGATATTCTCCTAATGAATCTCCAATGGGTCATACCTTGCTGGTATCAAAAAACTGTTATGACTTCACTTCAGACAACTTTATCTTGGATGGCTATATGGTGTTGACCGATTCTCCAAATAATACAGCATGCA GCCCGGGTTCTGTAGAAGGCATAGCTATGATAGAAAATATCATAGAACATGCAGCCTTTGAATTGGGTCTGGATCCCTTAGAGATTCGACTGACTAATTTAATTCCTGGGCACAAAATGGCGTCCATGATACCACGATTTATCGACTCAACTCAATATAAAATAAGAAGACAAGAAATCATTGAGTTCAATAAGCAAAACCGATGGATTAAACGAGGTATTGGTTTGGCTACTATGGAATATCATATTGGTTATTTTGGACAATTCCCTGCAACTGTAGCAATTTATCATGGTGATGGTACAGTTGTTATTACACATGGCGGCATAGAAATGGGTCAGGGCATGAACACAAAAATTGCTCAAGTAGCAAGTCACACATTGGACATTCCTCTAGAGTTAATTCGAATTGAGGGCAGTAATAGCATTAACGGCGCTAATTCAATGGTAACAGGAGGTTCAATTGGTAGTGAAACTGTTTGCTTT GCTGTGCGCAAATGTTGCAATGCGTTGAATGAACTTCTCAAACCTATTAAGGAAGAACTAAAAGATCCTAATTGGAAGAGTATAATAAATGAAGCTCATAAtcgtaatttaaatttaatagcaAGTGATGGCTGTAAAACTGGTGAAATGGACCCATATACTGTGTGTTCACTTGGTCTCACTGAAGTTGAACTAGATGTCTTAACAGGAAATTATCTCGTCAAACGCGTAGACATATTGCAGGATGCTGGAGAAAGTTTAAATCCAAATGTTGATGTTGGACAGGTAGAAGGCGCATTTGTAATGGGTTTAGGCTACTGGACAACCGAACTCTGTGTCACAGACAAAACCACTGGAGAACTTAAAACAAATCGTACATGGAACTACAAACCACCTGGAGCTAAAGATATTCCAATAGATTTTCGTATTGAACTTTTGGCACAAAGTCCAAATCCGGCAGGTTTTATGAGATCAAAAG CAACTGGAGAACCTTCCATATGCTTGCCAGTTAATGTAGCTTTTGCTCTACAACAGGCAATGCAATCAGCACGAGATGATGCTGAATTGCCGAAGAAATGGATAACTTTAAGAGCCCCTATGACACCCgattatattcttttaaattgtGGAACGGATGTCACCATGATGACTCTAGCAAACAAGTACTAA
- the LOC111689329 gene encoding uncharacterized protein LOC111689329 — protein sequence MKKEDTDVPGTSELASLKQERGNMKKNITNLQKKVEKDGDRVDATILECRLEILESYFKQLSHIQGKIEQLYPADTTRSDNEDLFINTKATILGILKSHRGSISMDVSHISTPIAGTTNFSRLPSLKLPKFDGKYAEYERFITTFNNMVHENSTISSVDKFNYLLNCLSGQALAVVEPYQVTEDNYPKALNRLKERYDNKVLIFLEHISALFSIPNMAKSDCDSLRKIIDTVSAIRGSLLSIGSEMEVLNGVLIHIVLSKLDSDTKISYDEK from the coding sequence ATGAAGAAGGAGGATACTGATGTTCCAGGTACCTCAGAATTAGCATCGCTCAAACAGGAGCGTggtaatatgaaaaaaaatattaccaatCTTCAAAAGAAAGTCGAAAAGGATGGTGACAGGGTAGATGCTACGATTCTAGAGTGTCGCTTAGAAATTCTAGAATCATACTTTAAGCAATTAAGTCACATCCAAGGTAAAATCGAACAACTATATCCGGCCGATACTACAAGAAGTGATAACGAGGATCTCTTCATCAACACAAAAGCAACAATTCTAGGCATTCTCAAGTCTCATCGTGGCTCTATATCAATGGACGTCAGCCACATTAGTACACCCATTGCTGGTACAACCAACTTTTCACGTCTTCCCTCATTAAAGTTGCCAAAATTTGATGGCAAATATGCAGAATATGAGCGTTTTATCACCACCTTTAATAATATGGTACACGAAAATTCTACGATTTCCAGTGTcgataaatttaattatctgCTGAATTGTTTGTCTGGCCAAGCTTTAGCTGTCGTGGAACCCTATCAAGTAACGGAGGACAATTATCCAAAGGCTTTAAACAGATTAAAAGAAAGGTACGATAataaagtattaatatttttggaaCATATAAGTGCTTTGTTTAGTATTCCTAATATGGCGAAAAGTGATTGTGACTCGTTGCGAAAAATAATAGACACTGTTTCGGCTATTCGCGGATCATTGTTGTCTATTGGTTCAGAAATGGAAGTTCTTAATGGGGTTCTTATTCACATCGTATTATCCAAATTGGATTCTGACACTAAAATTAGCTACGAcgaaaaataa
- the LOC124419209 gene encoding leucine aminopeptidase-like, translated as MGRLGKIDPSSYSQPELITTQHSVLNWKVDFENTKLKGSVTHRFNVLEKDLPAILLDVRDVKVLNAEIVSGKSSIPLNHFVSDPVDDIGAKLTLELPQGTATGDLFVRIEYETASNASGLQWLNPEQTLGKQHPYMFSQCQAIHARSIMPCQDTPAVKFTYEATVEHPKELTALMSALVAKKEDGVTTFKQEVPIPAYLLAIAIGRLVSKPLGPNSNVWAEQGIIDACAEEFSQTSFF; from the exons ATGGGTCGTCTAGGTAAAATTGATCCAAGTTCTTACTCCCAACCAGAATTGATTACCACACAACACAGTGTCTTGAACTGGAAGGTAGATTTTGAAAACACCAAGTTGAAGGGTTCAGTTACCCATCGTTTTAATGTATTGGAAAAGGATTTGCCTGCTATT ttgTTGGATGTGCGTGATGTTAAAGTTTTGAATGCTGAAATAGTTTCTGGAAAGTCTTCCATTCCACTAAACCACTTTGTTAGCGATCCAGTTGATGATATTGGTGCTAAACTTACTTTGGAATTACCACAGGGTACTGCTACCGGAGA TTTATTTGTACGCATCGAATATGAAACCGCCAGCAATGCCAGTGGTCTTCAATGGCTGAATCCTGAACAAACATTGGGCAAACAACATCCCTACATGTTCAGTCAATGTCAGGCAATTCATGCACGTTCTATTATGCCATGTCAAGACACTCCTGCTGTTAAATTCACTTACGAAGCTACTGTGGAACATCCGAAAGAATTGACTGCTCTAATGAGTGCTCTTGTTGCTAAGAAAGAAGACGGTGTGACCACTTTCAAGCAAGAGGTACCCATACCAGCTTATCTCTTAGCTATTGCCATTGGTAGATTGGTTTCCAAGCCTTTGGGTCCCAACTCTAATGTCTGGGCTGAACAAGGAATAATTGATGCATGCGCTGAAGAATTCTCACAGACAtcttttttttga
- the LOC124419208 gene encoding uncharacterized protein LOC124419208: protein METPDKSKGAKPKSNFNRTSHTFVHSSLNCSYCSSSEHNITSCPSFGALMVSERFKYVKSNKHCFNCLYKGHGATKCPTPSRCKVCKLSHHTLLHFYNNPDYGLALTNNHNQRSQNSDSSANNQGQVENNITPSVLVTRAVKRALIPTAVVLIRDSCGAFQPVRALLDSCSEINFITEETAKRLKLKFQPYAQEVSGIGEVCTRIKSCVEATIKSRLNSFEWSSIFAVTKSISSQQPGEYIETCQWEILKTLHLADPLFYKPQRIDLLISIKVFLNLLVEGRISLGDGKPTLKNTVFGWIVGGSFTSQPNAAPLTCNLAIGKSNDSLDSTLKKFWEVEDFVNKPSKFTDEEEACEQHFIDNVIVKPNGKIQVRLPFKGSPDLLGNSFEIARKRFLSVERRLDRDPALKSMYVQFMEEYSSLGQMSLYNRPLLGSHFVIPHHCVLRPQSTTTKLRVVFDGSARSSSNVSLNDILMVGPTIQQDLITTLFSFRLNKFALTADISKMYRQFEIDERDRNYQLILWRSNREDTQKVFQLNTVTYGLSSAPFLAIRSLFFIADKYSSSFPLGSKALREDLYVDDILTGANDVKTLLAKKSELIQILKFHGLELAKWSSNRAEITSNSETEVEIKSSEDDVTKTLGMSWKTKQDIFCYRFELPDIIEPTKRSVLSVVSKIYDLLGILSPVVIRCKIILQEMWLQNFDWDDVINDHLKSLWLQIKEDLPFIKDIEVPRYVFTSLDERGEIHGFADASQRAYGCCIYFRILVDGRYKTNLLIAKSKVAPIKAQSLPRLELCAAVLLSKTWNKIKLKMAKFVSSTWFWTDSKIVLQWLKQHSSTLNCFVANRISDLQDNTRDIYWKHVPSKDNPADIVSRGCSAQDLPTTMWFNGPSFLQQHHSTWPQTDDQIQTEVLERRKVAVCPVKHTLKANDVLQIDSIELNHTFWRIIAHIQAIHFKDDINALSKGRSINPSLQKLTPFLHTTNLSRTSVTILRVGGRLSKAPIPYDARFPALVPKNHRFVLLYIEYLHRIHLHAGPKVLLGIIRHNIWIINARDVVRKVVRSCIHCFRYKPKLMEQIMGDLPSDRLRASRPFLITGVDFCGPFLTTHRNRAQKQHTWSWYPISPQTTFYYA, encoded by the exons ATGGAAACACCAGACAAATCAAAGGGTGCTAAACCAAAGTCTAATTTTAATCGTACTTCGCATACTTTTGTTCATTCTAGTTTAAATTGTTCATACTGCAGTTCATCGGAACATAATATTACATCTTGCCCATCGTTTGGAGCACTTATGGTTTCAGAacgttttaaatatgttaaaagcAATAAGCATTGCTTTAATTGTCTCTATAAAGGTCATGGAGCTACGAAATGTCCTACACCGTCTCGGTGCAAGGTATGTAAGTTATCGCATCATACCCTGTTACACTTTTACAATAATCCCGATTATGGTCTTGCATTAACAAATAACCATAATCAACGAAGCCAAAATTCGGACTCGTCGGCAAACAATCAAGGTCaagtagaaaataatattactcCTTCTGTATTAGTTACAAGGGCTGTAAAGAGGGCTCTCATTCCAACTGCTGTGGTGTTGATCAGAGATTCCTGTGGCGCATTTCAACCGGTTAGAGCTCTCCTGGATTCGTGTTCGGAAATCAATTTTATTACTGAGGAGACCGCTAAGAGGCTCAAGTTGAAATTCCAGCCATATGCTCAAGAAGTTTCTGGTATCGGCGAAGTGTGCACTAGAATTAAATCTTGCGTTGAAGCTACAATAAAATCTCGTCTTAATTCGTTTGAATGGTCATCAATTTTCGCAGTTACTAAGTCAATCTCGTCACAACAACCTGGTGAGTACATTGAAACATGTCAATGGGAAATTTTGAAGACATTGCACCTGGCCGAtccattattttataaaccacAGCGTATAGATTTGCTTATCAGCATAAAAGTATTCTTGAATTTATTAGTTGAAGGTCGAATTTCATTAGGAGACGGAAAGCCTACATTAAAAAACACTGTTTTTGGTTGGATAGTAGGCGGAAGTTTCACATCTCAGCCTAATGCAGCTCCACTCACATGTAATTTAGCAATTGGAAAATCCAACGACTCACTTGACtcgacattaaaaaaattttgggaGGTAGAAGATTTTGTCAACAAGCCTTCTAAGTTCACCGATGAAGAGGAAGCCTGTGAACAACATTTTATTGATAATGTTATTGTAAAACCCAACGGCAAAATTCAAGTTCGTTTACCTTTCAAGGGTTCACCTGATCTCCTTGGCAATTCATTCGAAATTGCTCGAAAGCGTTTTTTGTCAGTGGAAAGGCGTTTAGATCGCGACCCAGCCCTAAAATCGATGTACGTTCAGTTTATGGAAGAATACTCATCACTTGGACAAATGTCGCTGTATAACCGTCCATTACTTGGTTCGCATTTTGTTATTCCCCATCATTGCGTTCTTCGACCGCAAAGCACCACCACCAAACTCCGCGTCGTCTTTGATGGTTCTGCCCGAAGTTCGTCGAACGTTTCTTTAAACGATATTTTAATGGTTGGACCAACCATCCAACAGGACCTAATCACGACGCTTTTTTCATTTCGGCTTAATAAGTTCGCTCTTACAGCTGATATCTCCAAAATGTATCGGCAATTTGAAATTGATGAACGTGATCGCAATTATCAACTGATTTTGTGGAGAAGCAACAGAGAAGATACACAAAAAGTATTTCAACTTAACACTGTAACATACGGTTTGTCGTCGGCTCCATTTTTAGCTATTCGTAGTTTATTTTTCATTGCAGATAAATATAGCTCCTCATTTCCTCTGGGTTCTAAAGCTTTACGAGAAGATCTTTACGTAGATGACATACTTACTGGAGCAAATGATGTCAAAACCTTACTAGCAAAGAAGTCCGAGTTAatacaaatactaaaatttCACGGGCTCGAGTTGGCTAAATGGAGTAGCAATCGTGCAGAGATTACTTCAAATAGTGAGACCGAAGTTGAGATTAAGAGTTCAGAAGACGACGTTACAAAAACTTTAGGTATGTCTTGGAAAACAAAGCAGGATATATTTTGCTATCGCTTTGAGTTGCCCGATATCATTGAACCTACAAAAAGGTCAGTTTTATCTGTTGTTTCCAAAATCTATGACTTACTTGGAATTTTAAGCCCAGTTGTAATCCGATGCAAAATTATACTCCAAGAAATGTGGTTGCAGAATTTCGACTGGGACGACGTCATAAATGATCATCTAAAATCCCTTTGGTTGCAGATAAAAGAAGATCTTCCTTTTATAAAAGACATCGAAGTACCTCGATATGTGTTTACATCATTAGATGAGCGCGGTGAAATACACGGATTCGCCGATGCTTCCCAACGCGCGTATGGATGCTGCATTTACTTTCGAATATTGGTCGATGGCCGatacaaaactaatttattaattgCGAAGTCTAAGGTTGCGCCAATAAAGGCGCAATCTCTACCACGTCTTGAGTTGTGTGCTGCTGTATTGCTCAGTAAAAcctggaataaaataaaattaaaaatggcaAAATTTGTATCGTCAACTTGGTTTTGGACTGATTCTAAAATTGTTCTTCAGTGGCTTAAACAGCACTCGTCgacattaaattgttttgtcGCTAACCGCATCTCCGATCTGCAAGATAACACACGAGATATCTATTGGAAACATGTACCATCAAAAGATAATCCTGCAGACATTGTATCACGCGGCTGTAGCGCTCAAGATTTACCTACAACAATGTGGTTCAACGGACCCAGTTTTCTTCAGCAGCATCATTCAACATGGCCCCAAACTGATGACCAAATTCAAACAGAAGTTTTGGAAAGAAGAAAAGTAGCAGT ATGTCCAGTGAAACATACTTTAAAAGCCAATGATGTACTTCAGATTGATTCAATTGAGTTGAATCATACCTTCTGGCGTATAATTGCACATATTCAAGCAATACACTTTAAAGATGACATCAATGCCTTGTCTAAAGGAAGAAGCATAAATCCGTCATTGCAGAAATTAACCCCATTTCTACATACCACCAATTTGAGTAGAACCTCTGTTACAATTCTTCGTGTTGGCGGACGATTATCAAAGGCTCCTATACCCTATGACGCCAGGTTTCCAGCATTGGTTCCCAAAAATCATCGTTTCGTATTGCTGTATATTGAATACTTGCATCGCATTCATTTACATGCTGGACCCAAGGTTCTATTAGGAATAATACGCCACAATATATGGATTATAAACGCTAGAGATGTGGTACGAAAAGTCGTCCGTAGTTGCATACACTGTTTTCGTTATAAGCCCAAGTTAATGGAACAAATTATGGGCGATTTACCATCTGATCGACTGCGAGCTTCACGACCATTTTTGATAACAGGTGTGGATTTTTGTGGCCCATTTTTAACTACACATCGCAACCGTG CTCAAAAGCAACACACCTGGAGTTGGTATCCGATCTCTCCACAAACAACTTTCTATTATGCTTAA
- the LOC124419210 gene encoding 39S ribosomal protein L13, mitochondrial-like → MVMNFFFCKFLNIFSFPFADDCGDHVVVINTKEIALPGDEWVKRVYFHHTGYPGGASWTLAWQLHDKDPTMVMHKAVYNSMKGNLQRRHTMQRLHLFADDNVPEEILANVTNQIRTPREVPQRLDHIDKETLENFPSIMDYPKDYILR, encoded by the exons atggTAATGAAC ttttttttttgtaaattcttgaATATTTTCTCATTTCCCTTTGCAGATGATTGCGGTGATCATGTAGTTGTTATTAATACAAAGGAAATCGCATTACCTGGTGATGAATGGGTGAAACGTGTATACTTCCATCACACTGGTTATCCTGGAGGTGCCAGTTGGACTCTCGCTTGGCAATTACATGATAAAGATCCCACTATGGTAATGCACAAAGCGGTCTATAATTCAATGAAAGGCAATCTTCAACGTCGTCACACAATGCAGAGGCTTCATTTATTTGCCGATGATAATGTTCCTGAGGAAATTTTAGCAAATGTAACGAATCAAATTAGAACACCACGTGAAGTACCACAGCGATTAGATCACATAGACAAGGAAACCTTGGAAAACTTCCCTTCAATTATGGATTATCCAAAAGATTATATTTTAcgttaa